One window of the Marmota flaviventris isolate mMarFla1 chromosome 2, mMarFla1.hap1, whole genome shotgun sequence genome contains the following:
- the Dido1 gene encoding death-inducer obliterator 1 isoform X4, protein MDDKGDPGNEDAPKAIKPTSKEFRKTWGFRRTTIAKREGTGDAEVDPAEQQPQQHNLSLRRSGRQPKRTERVEEFLTTVRRRGRRNVPVSLEDSSEPASCPVTDVETTSEGSVESSSEVKGGPTPGSTGAKKRPASSEKAKEGDDEDDTSDSDSDGLTLKELQNRLRRKREQEPVERPPRGIQNRLRKKRREEAPTETVDVQAGSAGEDTPSCKQEPDTGQTAVSQAAKDERESQSEGTAAQRTLDEDPGDLGRPKPECEGYDPNALYCICRQPHNNRFMICCDRCEEWFHGDCVGISEARGRLLERNGEDYICPNCTILQVQDETNSDAAEEPEARCGPGSVDGMDCTSIGTIEQKSSEDQGIKGRIEKAANPSGKKKLKIFQPVVEAPGASRCIGPGCSNVAQPDSVYCSNDCILKHAAATMKFLSSGKEQKPKPKEKVKMKPEKLSLPKCSLQAGIKISSMHKRPAPEKKENLAKKMMVAPSRSEALGKETPCESSTPSWASDHNYNAVKPEKTVALSPPLLCKCTYHPGAGLPAPRTRNRSCVLVLMVGTGSPSCQGHLWTRCPYLAYGTSSQCSPKSCMSLTAQCLTLGVQFFNFLLYYQALVSIVLSPAKSSCISMHCPDSQFTTVPSALSEPCIKLEFFHITFCI, encoded by the exons ATGGATGATAAAGGGGACCCAGGCAATGAAGATGCGCCGAAGGCTATCAAACCCACCAGCAAAGAATTCAGGAAAACCTGGGGGTTTCGGAGAACCACCATTGCAAAGCGTGAGGGCACAGGAGATGCCGAGGTGGATCCTGCTGAGCAACAGCCACAGCAGCACAACCTCTCCCTGCGCCGCAGTGGGAGGCAGCCGAAGCGCACCGAGCGGGTAGAAGAGTTCCTTACCACAGTCCGTCGCCGAGGAAGAAGGAATGTGCCTGTGTCCCTGGAGGATTCCAGTGAGCCAGCCTCCTGTCCAGTCACAGATGTGGAGACCACCTCAGAAGGGAGCGTCGAGAGCAGCTCTGAGGTGAAGGGTGGCCCTACACCTGGTTCCACAGGGGCAAAGAAGCGCCCTGCCTCTTCTGAAAAGGCAAAAGAAGGCGATGATGAGGATGATACCTCGGACAGCGACAGCGATGGCCTCACTTTGAAAGAACTTCAGAATCGCCTTCGGAGAAAGCGTGAACAGGAACCAGTGGAGAGGCCTCCAAGAGGCATCCAGAACCGCCTGCGGAAGAAACGTCGGGAGGAGGCCCCTACAGAAACCGTGGACGTGCAGGCCGGCAGTGCTGGCGAGGACACGCCTTCCTGCAAGCAGGAGCCTGACACTGGTCAGACTGCTGTGTCCCAGGCAGcgaaagatgagagagagagtcAATCTGAGGGGACAGCGGCTCAGAGGACTCTAGATGAAGACCCAGGAGACCTGGGCAGGCCTAAGCCTGAGTGTGAGGGTTATGACCCCAACGCACTGTACTGCATCTGTCGCCAGCCTCACAACAACAG GTTTATGATCTGCTGTGACCGATGTGAGGAGTGGTTCCATGGCGACTGTGTGGGCATTTCTGAGGCTCGAGGGCGACTCCTTGAAAGGAATGGGGAGGATTACATCTGCCCGAACTGCACCATTCTGCAAGTGCAGGATGAAACAAATTCTGACGCCGCAGAAGAGCCAGAAGCCAGATGTGGACCTGGAAGTGTGGATGGCATGGACTGCACAAGTATAGGGACAATAGAGCAGAAGTCTAGTGAAGACCAGGGCATAAAGGGTAGAATTGAGAAGGCTGCAAATCCCAGTGGCAAGAAAAAACTCAAGATATTCCAGCCT GTTGTAGAGGCTCCAGGTGCCTCAAGATGCATCGGCCCTGGGTGCTCCAATGTGGCGCAGCCTGACTCAGTGTATTGCAGTAATGACTGCATTCTCAAACATGCGGCAGCTACTATGAAATTTCTAAGTTCAGgtaaagaacaaaaaccaaaacctaaggaAAAGGTCAAGATGAAGCCAGAAAAGCTCAGTCTTCCAAAATGTAGTCTTCAG GCAGGGATTAAAATCTCTTCTATGCACAAGAGACCAGCTCCAGAGAAGAAGGAGAATCTGGCCAAGAAGATGATGGTGGCTCCTTCAAGGAGCGAAGCCCTGGGGAAGGAGACCCCCTGCGAGAGCAGCACTCCATCCTGGGCAAGTGACCACAACTACAATGCAGTGAAGCCAGAGAAGACGGTTGCTCTCTCGCCACCGCTGTTGTGTAAATGTACGTATCACCCAGGGGCTGGCCTCCCAGCCCCCAGGACTAGGAACCGCAGCTGTGTTTTAGTGCTGATGGTAGGCACCGGCTCACCGTCATGTCAAGGACACCTCTGGACCAGGTGTCCATACCTAGCCTATGGGACTTCCTCTCAGTGTTCTCCAAAGAGCTGTATGAGCCTCACTGCTCAGTGTCTCACTTTGGGGGTgcagttctttaattttttgctttattatCAGGCTCTGGTAAGTATTGTATTATCTCCAGCAAAATCAAGTTGTATATCAATGCACTGCCCCGACTCCCAGTTCACCACTGTCCCATCAGCTTTATCAGAGCCCTGCATAAAACTTGAGTTTTTCCACATTACCTTCTGCATATAA